Proteins from a genomic interval of Methanoplanus endosymbiosus:
- a CDS encoding CoB--CoM heterodisulfide reductase iron-sulfur subunit A family protein codes for MAENQEPRIGVFICHCGTNIAGSLSVEEVKDYAMTLSGVIVADEYQYMCSTPGQNKIMDAIKEHDLNGIVVAACSPRLHEPTFRTATEVGGLNKFRFEMANIRDQNSWVHMHDWDGATAKAKDQVRIAVAKAKLLEDLQPKSVPVEHAAMVVGAGVGGMQAALDLANAGIKTYLVEKDPTIGGRMSQLDKTFPTLDCSQCILTPKMVDAGRHPNIILKTYTEVENVEGYIGNFEITLRKKARGTRDPEEMLAAGIEGSGCNGCGDCAEVCPVIKPNPFEMGMAPRKAIYIYHPQVMPLQYTIDFESCVKCGLCAEICGPEKNAVDLNMVDELEKVKVGCVILATGYDLIPIEEKNEWGYKRHENVITGLEFERLICASGPTGGHLIRPSDGATPMKVGFVLCAGSRDNTGGVAKPYCSRFCCMYSLKHAHQIMEKIPGAVPYIFYMDIRSFGKMYEEFYYRIQHEGAKFIRGRVAEILEDPATKNLIVKTEDTLLGRPVSIECNMVVLAAAIQPKPDAEPIRQMFGISKSQDGWYLEAHPKLNPCGTTTAGIFLAGVCQGPKDIPDTVAQAEGAASAASIPIHQGEVQLEPYFAQCMEDLCAGCGMCVTQCPYGALALIEKDGRQVMEVTEAKCKGCGTCGGFCPGGAIRMQHFTSQQIVAQIDAFLLNPLGGEE; via the coding sequence ATGGCAGAAAATCAGGAACCAAGAATAGGTGTATTCATTTGTCACTGCGGTACAAACATCGCAGGTTCACTTTCCGTTGAGGAAGTCAAAGATTATGCAATGACACTTTCGGGTGTAATTGTTGCAGATGAATACCAGTATATGTGCTCCACTCCTGGTCAGAATAAGATCATGGATGCAATTAAAGAGCATGACCTAAATGGAATTGTCGTTGCAGCATGTTCCCCACGTCTTCACGAGCCGACATTCAGGACGGCAACTGAAGTGGGTGGGCTTAACAAGTTCCGTTTCGAGATGGCAAACATCCGTGACCAGAACTCATGGGTTCACATGCATGACTGGGACGGAGCAACGGCCAAGGCAAAGGATCAGGTCAGGATTGCAGTTGCAAAAGCAAAACTGCTCGAAGATCTCCAGCCAAAGTCTGTTCCGGTCGAACACGCAGCAATGGTTGTTGGTGCAGGTGTCGGCGGAATGCAGGCAGCACTTGACCTTGCGAATGCAGGTATCAAGACATATCTTGTCGAGAAAGATCCTACGATCGGTGGACGCATGTCCCAGCTCGACAAGACATTCCCTACACTTGACTGTTCACAGTGTATTCTTACACCAAAGATGGTCGATGCAGGACGTCACCCTAATATCATTCTGAAGACATATACCGAAGTCGAAAATGTAGAGGGTTACATTGGAAACTTTGAGATCACACTCAGAAAGAAGGCCCGCGGAACAAGAGACCCTGAAGAGATGCTTGCAGCCGGAATCGAAGGTTCAGGATGCAACGGCTGTGGTGACTGTGCAGAGGTATGTCCGGTAATAAAGCCAAATCCATTTGAGATGGGAATGGCACCGAGAAAGGCAATCTACATCTATCATCCGCAGGTTATGCCGCTTCAGTACACCATTGACTTTGAGTCCTGTGTAAAGTGCGGTCTCTGTGCAGAGATCTGCGGACCGGAGAAGAATGCAGTTGACCTTAACATGGTTGATGAGCTTGAGAAGGTCAAAGTCGGCTGTGTAATTCTTGCAACAGGATATGATCTCATCCCTATCGAAGAGAAGAACGAATGGGGATACAAGAGACATGAGAATGTCATAACAGGTCTTGAATTTGAGCGCCTTATCTGTGCATCCGGACCAACCGGCGGACATCTTATCAGACCATCAGACGGTGCAACACCGATGAAGGTAGGATTTGTTCTCTGTGCAGGATCAAGAGACAATACAGGCGGTGTTGCAAAGCCGTACTGTTCAAGGTTCTGCTGTATGTACTCGCTCAAGCACGCTCACCAGATCATGGAAAAGATTCCGGGCGCTGTTCCGTATATCTTCTACATGGATATCCGTTCATTTGGTAAGATGTATGAGGAGTTCTACTACCGTATCCAGCACGAGGGTGCAAAGTTCATCCGTGGACGTGTAGCAGAGATTCTCGAAGATCCGGCAACAAAGAACCTGATCGTCAAGACAGAAGATACACTTCTCGGAAGACCTGTATCTATTGAGTGTAACATGGTTGTACTCGCAGCGGCAATTCAGCCAAAGCCTGATGCAGAACCTATCCGCCAGATGTTTGGTATCTCCAAATCACAGGACGGATGGTATCTTGAGGCACATCCAAAGCTCAACCCGTGCGGTACAACAACAGCTGGTATCTTCCTTGCTGGTGTCTGCCAGGGACCAAAGGATATTCCTGACACAGTAGCACAGGCAGAGGGAGCAGCATCCGCAGCATCCATCCCTATTCATCAGGGAGAGGTTCAGCTTGAGCCTTACTTTGCACAGTGTATGGAAGACCTCTGTGCAGGCTGTGGTATGTGTGTGACTCAGTGTCCATACGGTGCCCTTGCACTGATTGAAAAGGACGGAAGACAGGTTATGGAAGTAACCGAAGCAAAGTGCAAAGGTTGCGGAACATGCGGTGGATTCTGCCCAGGTGGCGCTATACGCATGCAGCATTTCACATCACAGCAGATTGTAGCACAGATTGATGCATTCCTTCTTAACCCGCTTGGAGGCGAAGAGTAA
- a CDS encoding hydrogenase iron-sulfur subunit, producing MSDGEWKPKIIAIICNWCSYAGADLAGGARIQYPPDIRAIRVMCTGRVDPLFILKAFQDGADGVLVSGCHFGDCHYLEGNYKCAKRMFLLKNVLKNIGLNDNRLRMTFVSASEGAKWGMVMEDVVKTVKELGPSPLAEKKN from the coding sequence ATGTCAGACGGAGAATGGAAACCAAAGATTATCGCAATCATCTGCAACTGGTGCTCATATGCTGGTGCAGATCTTGCAGGAGGAGCACGTATCCAGTACCCACCGGATATCCGTGCAATACGTGTAATGTGTACAGGCCGTGTTGACCCGCTTTTCATTCTGAAAGCATTCCAGGACGGAGCAGATGGCGTACTTGTATCAGGTTGCCACTTTGGTGACTGTCATTACCTAGAAGGTAACTATAAGTGTGCAAAGCGTATGTTCCTCTTAAAGAATGTTCTGAAGAATATCGGACTTAACGATAACAGACTTAGAATGACTTTCGTTTCAGCATCTGAGGGTGCAAAATGGGGTATGGTCATGGAAGATGTCGTTAAGACTGTAAAGGAACTAGGTCCAAGCCCATTGGCTGAAAAAAAGAACTAA
- a CDS encoding molybdopterin dinucleotide binding domain-containing protein, whose protein sequence is MQGVTMEGGKEKPAYRDACGIIELNPEDLKELGIWHGTNVRVASQHGWVIVKAIKATQGPHPGLGWIPMGPWANRVIDPNTYSMGMPTFKGVPVTVEPAPDEKVLDSLAVLEEML, encoded by the coding sequence ATGCAGGGCGTGACAATGGAGGGAGGAAAGGAAAAACCTGCCTACCGTGATGCCTGTGGCATTATTGAACTCAACCCTGAAGATCTCAAAGAACTTGGGATATGGCACGGAACAAATGTCCGTGTAGCCAGCCAGCATGGATGGGTCATTGTCAAAGCCATAAAGGCGACACAGGGACCCCACCCCGGTCTTGGATGGATTCCAATGGGGCCATGGGCAAACAGGGTAATTGATCCGAATACCTACTCCATGGGAATGCCGACATTCAAAGGTGTTCCTGTGACTGTCGAACCGGCACCTGATGAGAAGGTTCTGGACTCGCTTGCAGTACTAGAGGAAATGCTTTAG